A stretch of DNA from Oscillospiraceae bacterium:
ATGGCACATTCGCGTGCGCGGGGGAGCTCAAAGATGCTGTGCGGAATGCCGGGTTCGGTGATAAAGGATTCATATGCGGCGTCAAAAATTATTACTGAACCGTATGAGATAGCGAAATCAATCCATTTTGAGAGCGTTTCACGTGTGTAGGCCGAGCCTGTCGGATTGTTCGGAGAGCAAATGTATATTAGATCGGGCTTTTCTGTTACAGATGACGGGGGAGAAGGCAGGAAGCCGTTTGATTCATTGCCGTCCGCGAAAAGAATGCGGTTGCCCGACATCGTATTTGTGTCGAAATAAGTGGGATAAACCGGGTTCGGAATGAGGGTAATAGAACCTGGAGCGAAAATATCAAGCATATTGCCGAGGTCGCTTTTTGCTCCGTCGCTGATAAATATCTCGTTGGGATTAAGCTCTACACTGAAATTCGTATAATAACGGGTTATTGCCTCACGTAAAAAGCCATAGCCTTGCTCCGGGCCGTATCCGCGGAAGGTTTTTGCGTCTGCCATTTCATCGCATGCTTTTTTCATTGCTGAGACGACGGTAAGAGGTAGGGGAAGAGTAACGTCGCCTATGCCAAGTCTGATCACATTACGTGAGGGATCACGGGCGGAGAAAGCGGCAACTCTCTTGGATATTTCAGAAAAAAGATAGCTTTCGGGTATAAGTGAAAAATTATTGTTTATCATTTAATATTACTCTGCATCAGCCGGATATGTTTTTGGCATACAGCGCTTGTGCTCGCTCCTTGAATGAAATTTATCGATTATCGCACGGTTCTGAGGAGTGACCGTGCCATTGAGAAGATACTCGTCTATGGCCTTGTAGGTAACGCCCATTTCCATTTCATCTGTCTGACCCTCAAAAAGTCCGGCCGACGGCGCTTTTGTGATTATATTGTCCGGTGCTCCGAGGTATCTGAGAAGCTCGTATATTTCTGTAACGGTAAGGTCGGAGATCGCATTGAAATCATATGCCCCATCTCCGAATTTCGTGAAATATCCCATATATGCTTCGCTTCGATTGCCGGTTCCGGCGACGAGTCTGTTTTCGGCGGCGCCGATTGCATAAAGAGTCGTCATACGCAGCCTTGGAGCGATATTATTGAGCGCGGCGGAGTTGAGCCCGGCGACGGCACCGACTGCTTCAACAATGGCTTTTTTCGCGGCCGTAAGATCGACAACCCTGGTTTCGATATGATACTTTTCGGCTGCTTCGCGCGCGTCGGCCATATCCTCGCCGAAATTGCGTTTGGATTCGCACGGCATCATTATTCCGACGGCGTTTTCACACGCAAGCTTGCAGAGAATTCCGACGAGAGCGCTGTCTTTTCCTCCGCTGTTTCCGTAAACTATGCCTTTTGCTCCGGATTCTTCGAGAATACGTTTTATAAACGCGACTCGCTTTTCGGTTTCTTTCGCATAATCTCTCATTTTTATAACATGCCTTTCTTTGTTATTCAATAGCTGTTATGATTTATTTTAAGTGTTCAATGCTTATCTTGCGAATATCTGACCGCACATATACTTCGCAAAGTCCTGCAGTAAACTGTCCTCTATATCTGTTTTAAAAATATCCTCATTCAGATAGCAATTCACTGTTTTGCTGATAATTGGCGCATATTGCTCCGGGACGTGTGCAATTCCCCAATATCCGCCGTCCTTCTTTGAAAGAATTAGATTGTCTTTCGTGTAAGCAAGGACACGGCAAAGATTCAATACAACATAAATAGGATTTTCTTTTATTTCATCTTCTGCATTTTCGATGTCGCACTTTATGCTGTCTAGATAATCGAGGTGCGGAACCTCACCAAAAATCACTTTTTCTGAATTACCATAGATGGTAATACAAGCGTTTTTGATAATTGTAAAATGTGCCGCTAAATCATTGTCAGTACCATTCATTCGCAAGCAATATTCTTCTAAGTTATCTGAGCATTTTTGTTTATGAAGATTAGAAAAATGCAGTTCGAATGGCGTAGGATAAATAAAATCACGAGTGTATCTTTCAAGCACCACACTCATTTCCAAACCTTTTGGAGGACAATTTTTATCTATTATAAGCAATCCTTTAATATATTGTTTTTTCTGCTCCAATGTTGGCTTTATCTTAACTACGACAATAAAATCAATATCGCTTTTATTCCAATTAAAACAACCGAGCGCAAGAGAACCATGAACATATATACCGATCAAGTTGTCCGAAAAAACTTCTGTGCTCAGGTTTGTTATTTGGTTTAGAATATTTTGCACTCTTGTATCCAAATTTATCATACTTTATAAATATTAATTATCTGTATATTGGATTTAACATGTGGGTTTGCAGAGTATTGCGATAAATTACACCTTTTGTCCTGTTTCCTTGCTTTCTTTACACCGCAGGGCGGCGGAAATAAAGCCCTTGAATATCGGATGCGGTTTATTCGGACGGCTTTTAAATTCCGGGTGGAACTGAACCCCGATATAAAACTCGTGATTGGGAAGCTCTATTGTTTCGACTATGCGTCCGTCCGGCGAAATACCGCCGAAACACATGCCGGCTTTCCGGAAAGCTTCACGGTAATTATTGTTGAATTCATATCTGTGACGGTGACGCTCTGAAATGACATCCAGATCGTAAAGCTTGCGCAGCAGCGAGCCTTCGGCTGTGGCGCACGGATAACTTCCGAGACGCAGCGTTCCGCCCTTAGGAACCAGCTCATTCTGATCCGGCAGAAATGCGATCACTTTGTTATCGCTCGATTCGTTGAATTCGGCAGAGTCTGCGTCAGAAAGATCAAGCACATTTCGGGCATATTCTATTACGGAAACCTGCATTCCGAGGCAAATCCCGAAGAATGGGATGCCGTGAGTACGGGCGTATCCGGCGGCGATAATCATGCCTTCGATTCCGCGCACTCCGAAGCCGCCCGGAATTATTATGCCATCCGCTTCCGAGAGAAGATAAGAAACGGTTTCGGTTGTAATAAGCTCTGAGTCGATCCATACTATATCGATAAGTGCTCCGTTTTCATATCCGGCATGCTTGAGAGCCTCGACGACAGAAAGATATGCGTCGTGAAGCTTTGTGTATTTGCCTACCAAAGCGATTCTGACACTGATTTTACGTGTAGCAATCCTTTCAAGCATCTTAATCCAGTCATTCATATCCGGTTCGGGAGCGTCAATATTCAGTTCGCGAAGAACAGCCTTTGACAGCCCGTTCTTTTCAAGCATGATTGGGGCTTCATAAAGTACGGGAACGGTAATGTTTTCTATTACACAGTCCGGCTTTACGTTGCAGAACAGAGATATTTTGTTTTTAACGCTTTCGTCAATCGGTTCGTCACAGCGCAGGACAATTATATCCGGGAATATACCCATTCCCTGAAGCTCTTTAACGGAGTGTTGCGTAGGCTTTGATTTATGTTCGCCGGAGGATTTTATATACGGAACAAGGGTGACGTGGATAAACAGAGAATTTCCGCGCCCGACCTCGCGCCCGATCTGCCTTATCGCTTCAATGAACGGCTGGCTTTCGATGTCACCGGCGACGCCGCCGATTTCGGTAATTACGACATCGGCATTCGTTTTTGCGCCGACACGATAAATAAATTCTTTTATTTCGTTTGTTATATGCGGGATGACTTGAACCGTTTCGCCGAGATATTCGCCGCCGCGTTCTTTATGTAGTACATTCCAGTATACCTTACCGGTGGTCAGGTTGGAATATTTGTTCAGATCCTCGTCGATGAACCGTTCGTAATGACCGAGGTCAAGATCGGTTTCCGCGCCGTCGTCGGTGACGAAAACTTCGCCGTGCTGATATGGGCTCATCGTTCCCGGATCGACGTTTATGTACGGATCAAGCTTTTGCGCGGCGATCTTAAGCCCTCGGGATTTTAAAAGTCTTCCGAGCGAAGCGGCAGTGATTCCTTTGCCGAGTCCGGAAACGACGCCCCCGGTTACAAAAATATATTTAGGAGTTTTTCTATCGGTTTCCATATGTTCGGCCTCTTTATATTAATATTATTATTTTCATTCCCACTCGATAATCCATAGCTATCTTTGTGTAATATGACTTACATTTTGAGATTCTTTACACATGCATTATATTAATTAGTTCACTGCATTTTTGCTGTCGACGTCATCCGGTACGCTTTTGGAACGCTCGATAGCTGCATTATCACTTTCAGGTGTAAGTGCAAGCTGGTGAAGATAGAGCGTTACTGCTTCGTTGAAAAAATCCGACCGCGAGTATGCTCTATGACCTTCTCGCCTTTGTTCATCCACGTATGCGTCGATTGTATCAATCATTCCAGTTGTGGTGTGAATCGTGATAGGGATTCGCCTGGTCGCTCCCTTCATCGGTCTTCCGTATGTCATTGATGCTCCTTCTCATTTCGCCGTCCGGTTTACGAATGCTGCGTCTGCAATTCCGTCCAGACGCATTCTAATGTCCGGCGCGAGTGCTGCTGTCCATCTTTTCGGTATAGCGCTGTATCCGTAGAAAGCTCCCGCCAGCCCTCCGGTGATGGCTGCAATCGTGTCAGCATCTCCACCGAGGTTCGCTGCCTTTACGATGGTGTCCTCGAAGCTCGTTGTGCTCCTGAAACATGCGAGCGCACATTTCATGCTGTCAACCACATACCCGGTCGGGTTGGGTTCGTATCTGTACATTTGGTCTGCGCTGTATTGCGTACCTTCCAGAAGTTGTTCAATTCCGAGCAGCGAAAACTGTCTTTCCACGGTTATTAAGTATATCATATCTGTATATGTTTCGCAAGCCTCATTTGAATTTTTATCGTAGTGTGTCATCTGAGCAATGGCTGTGGCTGTCTCGACAGCTTCTAGTCTCTCTTTATAAAAAAGACCAGGATATACCGTCCGCATGAGTGCTCCGTTGCCTCCGCTGCGGTTTCCATTTCTGCGAGCGGTGTAAGCGCTGGCTTGATACCAGTTGCCTTCTGAAGGCTTGTCGATTACAGAAAGAGGCTTACTAGAAATGTTCCCAGTTGCGAGTGTTGCAGCACGTGTGATGCTGGCACTGCAGGTAGCGCCGATATCCTTTGGGCGGCTCCGGTACCATTTTAGAAAGCGAGCACCTACTTCTTCAATAGGGTTGTCGGGGTTTGCTACGATACCTTCTGCAACAGCAAGCGTCACTTGATGCGTTGCCATTATGCCACACGAATAGAACCCTGCCAGCCAACAGGCTGGTAGAGAGGTTCTAAATCAAGTGGCACATGGGAAGTCAACGCATCAAGCGGCTCCGGGGCACTAAGCTTGCTTTATTATAATTATTCAGTTGTAGGGTTGTTTTTCTTATTTGTTTGCCATACGGAACGAAATCGGAGGAAAGATTACATTCTCTCCGCAGTTCACACATTTTTCCGTAGCATAGCCGTGATTGCCTTTATATATCGTCGTTATCTTATGACCGCAGTATGGGCATAGTCGTGCGACCGTTATCCTTGCTGTGCAGTCCTCGCGAAGCTTGTCCTGTTCACTCTTAACCTTTGCATATAGCACCGGGTTGGTTTCCCGAACATTAACTTTTGGCATAGTCATTTACTTCCGTTATAGTCAACATCAATCAGACAATATGGATTGTCAAGATGGTTATTTTCAAGTAGTCCGAGTTGTTTCATGCGGATAGCAAGTGCGGTCTTTGAAACGCCAAGAAAGGCTGCAAGATTGCTGAACTGTTCATATACTTTCGGAAAGTATATCTTGTTCAGTGTTTTAATTTTGCCATCAATTCCGAATAGGAACATACCGCGATCGATGATTTCAAATGGGAGTAGTATTGCCGAAGCAAGCGCATAAGTCCCGTATTTGTGATATATCAGGTGTTTGATAGGACTTTCCGTTTGCAATAAATATACCGTTGCCACAATAAACGGTGTTTCCTTCAGGTTCCGAACATGCAGAAAATCCCCATTTATGCGGACATTCTTCCATACCGTAATTTTTATTAGTATCCCATGGAGCACATGATACAGTTTCATTTCAATCATCCTTAATCACTGACAAAATATCAGTTTCAATATCTTCTATCCACTCTGCGGGAACATTGTCGTAATTCATCAGGCAGAGCATAGCATTTATATCACAAAGCCGGGCAAGTCTGAGCCAGTCTGTTGGCAGAAGAGTTTCCGATGCCGAATTTTGCTGTTACGGATAAAATGCTGTATGGACAAACCTTGACGCTGGGCTTCCGCAACAGAATATTTAATTGCAATTTCGGAACAGTCAACTGATGTTACCATAGCATTTTTCTTGCAAAGCTCACGGGAATAACCACCCTCACCGCAGCCAAGGTCAAGTATCGTTTTATTGCTTACATCACGCATTAAGTTAAGCATATATGGCATGATAAAAGCCATCCGACTTTCACCTGCCTGTGCAAGCTCTATCCATTCTTTGCCAAGGTTGTTCCATGATTTTGTTGAGTTATCTTGCTTCATCTTCCACCCTCCATAAATTCCTCGCCGAGTTTTTTTACGGCTTCAAAATACTTTTCATTCAAGCGGTAATAAAACCGTCTGCCTTCGTTTCGACCGAGTACCACGCCTGCATCATACAGCAACTGCATATGATAATACAGCGTGTTATTCGGTACATTCAGCTCCCTTGACATATCCATCAGATAGCTTTCCTTTTTGCGCAAAATGCGTATGACATCGCAACGTGTTTTATCCGAAAACAGCTTGCCGATATCGTCAAAGCTTAGTTTGATATCACGATTTATATATTCAGATAAATATTGATAGAATTCAAATCCCAGATAAAACAAATGCGCATCCTCAGCACGGCAGAATTTAACCAATGCAGAATTAAACAGCACAGGAGCAATCATTATATTCTCATCTTTTTCCACAAGCTGCGCCTTTTCAAGGTACATGCGGATACGCTGCTCATCCTCAAACGGCTTAAAACTGGATTTAATATACGCATCATAGGTTTGATAGAGCGACAGCGTGACTTCTTTCGCCTTTTCGGCAATTTCGAGCATCTTCTGTTTGTATCCCTCTTTATCAATCAGCGCAGACAGCAATACGTTTTTGGATGCATCGCTGATTTTCATGGAATTGATATATTTTGTTCCTTTGATAATATCACAGGCAATGGGTAGATAGCTGTCATATTCCATTTTATTTCGATCAAAACAAAACAGGAACCGGGCAGTCAGCTCTTCCGGCGATACATCGAACAACATCGTAATCATTTCATCGATGCTTTGAACCTTTGTGTGCTCAGCGCCGGAATACAAGCTGTCAAAAATATTGGTCATATAACAAAGCCGCATATCCTCATTAACAAGCAGCGGAAAAGCATCATTCAGGTTATATAGTTCATTTTTTAGCCGTTTATGAATTTCACGAACCTTTTTCGGAAAGGTAATCGATGGATTTACCTTAAACGGTACAGGAGAACTGAACACAATCGAATGAATAAAATCCTGACAAAGCCCCAGCGTATTGTTGACAGCGTATTTCATGTTGATAGGTACACTCCACTCATTTTAATCTCCCTTTATTCTATCATGTTGGAGAATAAAAGTCAATTTGTTTCAAGTAAATGCTTGACAAATTATGGAGCGTGTGATATAATGAATAGAATTTATATATGAGGTGCAACGATGATTATAAAGTAATTCAAATTTATTGATAGTAAATCACAATGTCCGGAAAGGCTATTCCTTTCGGGCTTGGTTTGTTATTGAAATTTGGGTTGCTTAGCCGTTACGGCGGTATGTATTGTTGCACTATTTTTGTATCTATATGACTTTATGCACATGGATACGTTATAGATGCGACAAACAGCTCTATTTTCGATATGCAATGATTTGCTATCGAAGGTGGAGCTATTTTATTTAATTATTTGGAGGATTATAGCATGGACTTAATGAAAATTGTTGATGTATTAAAAGAAAACGCAACTTGTAACTACAAAGATGATATAGCGATAATATGCTTATATGGATCATTCATTCAAGGCACCGCACACAGTAAATCTGATATTGATTTTTATTTTATCCCTAAGACAAACAGAGGATATGAACTTGCAAAAGCGTTTATAATCAATGATGTTGGATTTGATTTTTGGGCAATTTCATGGGAGAGAGCTGAAAGCATTGCAGCTTACAAACAAGGTTTTGTTTCTTTAATTGCCGATGCACAGGTAATCTGGCAAAGTACCGCTGGAGACAAAGAAAGATTTGAAAAATTAAGAAAGTCTGCATTAGCTCCCACTATAAATTTTCACGAAAGAGTAAAAGAACTATATTCTCAATGTGAGCACCAGTATTGTCAGATATGTACTTCATTTGATTTTCCCGTTCAAAAACAGATTGCTTCAAAGTTAGTTACCAACGTTGTAGAACTACTTGCTTTATTAAATCATACTTACACACACCGGGGTTGGAGACATAGCATTGAGGAGGTCAATCAATTGGACATTATTCCACTTGATTTTTCAAACAAATGTAAGGATATTCTTTACTCCACTGACGGTAACGAATTACAAAAATGCATATGCAATCTTCTTGTTCAGATTCAAGATCTGAATACAGATAAAACCAGCTCTATAACGGATTTTAAAAATGCTTTTGCAGGATTTTATGAAGAAGCCAAATCAATTTATAACAAATTATATCACGCTTGTGATATTTCTGATGGAATAACCGCTATAATGGCTGGAGCTGCATTACAGCAAGATATTATGGACACCATCGGAATAAAGGAATATAAAAAACGGTTTTCTGATATCGTGGGAATGTTTAATCCATCAGATCTGAATGGATATAAAAAAGCAGTAGAATATCACGAAAAGGACTTTCAAACGTTTCTTTCTGAAAACGAAGTTACAGTTTGTCATTATGAAACATATGAACACTTTGAAAAGGAAATGAGGACAGATAAATGAATCATATAAAACGCTCTTATAAAGTTCTTGGAGATTATAATTCAGCATACGAATTTTTAAAATCAGAGTACACACTATTACATTTAAACTCAATGATGCTTCCACAATTTTTTGAGTATGCACATACGCATCCGGCATTTAATCACAAGCTTACTCATCGTATGAGTCTCTGGGAAGAAAACGAAAAAATTGTAGGCTTATGCGGATACGAAATGAATATTGGAGAGGCATATTTAATTTGCGATAATAACCATATTGCTCTACTACCCGAAATGCTGCATGAAGCTGAGCAAAAACTTTCTATCAAAACGGAAAAAGGGTATCAGCTTGTGGTGTCAGTCATGAATTCACAGAAAAAGCACATCAATCTGTTGAAAGATAACGGATACAGTTTCAGCTATTCAGAGCCTGTACGAATTTACCGTTTTGAAAACGGATTTCCGGAGCTTTCTTTGCCTGACGGTTTTGTATGCCATTCTCTTGAAGGGGAGCTTGATTTTGAGAAGCTTAACCGGTGCATTTGGAGAGGATTTAATCATACGGGTCCGGTCGAGTACGATATTGATGCACAAAAGCATTATCTTGGCTTTCACCGACAATTTCACCCAATTCCTTACGTGAGGTCATATTAGTAGACTTCTGTGCCACTGGCACAGAAGTTAAATCTGTACGCTGTCCTTGTCGTTTCATAGAATCAAGTCGCATTTTATACGCAAACGCTTTCTCACTGGGCAGGATTTCTTCACGCTGTAAGTTACTGTCTACCATTGAAAGTACAGCTTCATCATGGCTTAATTCCTGAACACGGGCAGGGATAGTTGTGATACCGGCTATTTCACAGGCGTGTTTTCGTCTGTGTCCTGATACCATTTCATAATTGCCGTTCTCTTTTACTCGGACAAGCACAGGCTGAATCAGTCCTCGTGTTTTGATGCTCTCCACAAGCTCTGCCATACTTTCATCATCCTTCACTTTATACGGATGGTCGGGAAAGTCTGAAATTAGCTCAATGGGAAGATTCATAAGTCTTTCCAGCTTGTTTTCCGCGCGGATGTCATCGGTGGTAAAGAGGTCATCGACAGGGTGAAGTGCGAGATCTATTTTGCCTTTCAAGTTCTGTCACCTCCTTCGTCAGATTCTCATACGCGGCGGCTACCTTGCCGGATTTATCGTATTCAAAGATACTTACACCGGCTGCGGAGCTTTCTGCCGCGCGGATAGAATGTGGAATCTCCGTTTCAAAGACATTGACATGACTGCCGTAATGATTTCGGAGTTCATCAATGACTTCGTTTGCAAGATTAGTACGCCTGTCCACCATTGTGAGCAGAATACCTTCGACACGAAGCTCCAGGTTAATATGCCGTTTCACCTTGCCGACCGAACCCATCAGCAAATCCAAACCTTTTGCAGACAGGAAATGCGGTTGTGCCGGAACAATTAGGCTGTCTGCCGCAGTGAGTGCGTTGACAGTGAGCATACCGAGTGAGGGCGCGCAGTCAATAAGAATGTAATCATAATTCGGTCGTTGCATATCCACATAGGATTTCAGAACGCTTTCACGCCGCATGACATTTACGATACGGATTTCAATACCGGATAGGTCTATGTTCGACGGCAGGAGGTCAAAGCCTTCTTTATGATGAAGCAAAGCCGTGTCGGGAAGTATCTCGTTATCGTCCATAACATCCTGCATGATATTTGCAAGGCTTACGGGTAACTCATCGGGATTCTTATACCCGAGAGCAACGGTCATGCTTGCCTGTGCGTCTGCATCAATCAAAAGTACGCTCTTATCCATACGGGCAAGTCCTGCTCCGAGATTGATGGTTGTTGTGGTCTTGCCAACGCCGCCTTTCTGATTACATACTGAAATGACTTTACATTGGGACATCTTTTTTCCTCCTTCTTATTTGATTTGGCTTTTGAACCACATAAACGCAAAACCATGACTGAAAGCGCAAATAATATATCTACACGGTCGGTGTTCGCCCATCTTTTGGTTTTGCGCTTATGTGGTTGCACTTAATTCGACCTCGTCCCCCAAATGCACGAAAGGAATGCTTCAAGCATCCGGTTTGCTTAACCGGGTTCATAGGAATCTCACCTCTCCGCCTTCATTATGGCCGAGCCGCGAATTACGGAAGTATCATTATTCCTTGTGCCTGTCATCGCCACCACCGGAAGCAATCCGGTTTTTATTGTATAGGTTGAATCGCTCTCTTCCGAAGGGGAAGGTCATGGCGCACCTACAATCACGGCTTAAGGTTTCCCTCAACACAAGTAATGTACCTGAAGAATGTATATTCAATTTTCAAGGTTCAAGGAGGATTTGTTTCTCCTCTCACTACCCAACGGACAAAAAAACCGAAAAATTCAACCCCCTTTGCAAAAAAAATTGAGAAATATCGAAAATGATATTTCTCAAGTCAAATAATTAGATTATTTAGGCAACAAAAAAAGACGGACATCAATCTCAAATAAGATCAATGTCCGTCTTATATTATAGAATTTACGGCTAACTTGTAAGCCACTCGATATTATTCCATCTGGCAAAAAAAGCTTTTTTTAACTCGAAAAGTTGCAAAAAGGTTGCAAAAGCAATTGGGCGAGAATGGCAAAGTCCGCAAACCCACATGATTACAGGGTTTTTCGGCACATCAAAGCCGGTTAATATCATTCCCACTCAATCGTCGCGGGAGGCTTTCCTGTAATATCGTATACAATGCGGTTCACGCCCTTGACTTCGTTTGTAATGCGTGAAGATACCTTTTTCAAAAGCTTATGAGAAAGCGGAGCGTATTCGCATGTCATGAAGTCGTTCGTTTTAACTGCGCGAAGCGCGACTGTATAATCGTATGTCCTGAAATCGCCCATTACACCGACTGATTTCAAATCCGTGAGAACGGCGAAATACTGGCTTGCTTTAACGCGTGATCGTTTCATCTCCTCGCGGAAGATGGCGTCGGCATCCCTGAGAATATCGAGCTTTTCACGGGTTATTTCGCCTATGATCCTTATCGCAAGTCCGGGACCGGGAAACGGCTGACGGTTGACGAGAAAATCGGGAAGCCCGAGCAGTCTTCCTAAATTTCTGACTTCGTCCTTGAAGAGTCCGCGAAGCGGTTCAACAATTCCCGAAAAACGAGTATGTTCCGGTAAGCCTCCGACATTGTGATGACTTTTTATTGTTGCTGTATGATTGGCGCCGGATTCGATGACGTCGGGATATATTGTGCCCTGAGCCAAGAATTTTGCGTCGT
This window harbors:
- the nadE gene encoding NAD(+) synthase, coding for MRDYAKETEKRVAFIKRILEESGAKGIVYGNSGGKDSALVGILCKLACENAVGIMMPCESKRNFGEDMADAREAAEKYHIETRVVDLTAAKKAIVEAVGAVAGLNSAALNNIAPRLRMTTLYAIGAAENRLVAGTGNRSEAYMGYFTKFGDGAYDFNAISDLTVTEIYELLRYLGAPDNIITKAPSAGLFEGQTDEMEMGVTYKAIDEYLLNGTVTPQNRAIIDKFHSRSEHKRCMPKTYPADAE
- a CDS encoding CTP synthase — encoded protein: METDRKTPKYIFVTGGVVSGLGKGITAASLGRLLKSRGLKIAAQKLDPYINVDPGTMSPYQHGEVFVTDDGAETDLDLGHYERFIDEDLNKYSNLTTGKVYWNVLHKERGGEYLGETVQVIPHITNEIKEFIYRVGAKTNADVVITEIGGVAGDIESQPFIEAIRQIGREVGRGNSLFIHVTLVPYIKSSGEHKSKPTQHSVKELQGMGIFPDIIVLRCDEPIDESVKNKISLFCNVKPDCVIENITVPVLYEAPIMLEKNGLSKAVLRELNIDAPEPDMNDWIKMLERIATRKISVRIALVGKYTKLHDAYLSVVEALKHAGYENGALIDIVWIDSELITTETVSYLLSEADGIIIPGGFGVRGIEGMIIAAGYARTHGIPFFGICLGMQVSVIEYARNVLDLSDADSAEFNESSDNKVIAFLPDQNELVPKGGTLRLGSYPCATAEGSLLRKLYDLDVISERHRHRYEFNNNYREAFRKAGMCFGGISPDGRIVETIELPNHEFYIGVQFHPEFKSRPNKPHPIFKGFISAALRCKESKETGQKV
- a CDS encoding winged helix-turn-helix domain-containing protein; amino-acid sequence: MKYAVNNTLGLCQDFIHSIVFSSPVPFKVNPSITFPKKVREIHKRLKNELYNLNDAFPLLVNEDMRLCYMTNIFDSLYSGAEHTKVQSIDEMITMLFDVSPEELTARFLFCFDRNKMEYDSYLPIACDIIKGTKYINSMKISDASKNVLLSALIDKEGYKQKMLEIAEKAKEVTLSLYQTYDAYIKSSFKPFEDEQRIRMYLEKAQLVEKDENIMIAPVLFNSALVKFCRAEDAHLFYLGFEFYQYLSEYINRDIKLSFDDIGKLFSDKTRCDVIRILRKKESYLMDMSRELNVPNNTLYYHMQLLYDAGVVLGRNEGRRFYYRLNEKYFEAVKKLGEEFMEGGR
- a CDS encoding ParB/RepB/Spo0J family partition protein, with protein sequence MKGKIDLALHPVDDLFTTDDIRAENKLERLMNLPIELISDFPDHPYKVKDDESMAELVESIKTRGLIQPVLVRVKENGNYEMVSGHRRKHACEIAGITTIPARVQELSHDEAVLSMVDSNLQREEILPSEKAFAYKMRLDSMKRQGQRTDLTSVPVAQKSTNMTSRKELGEIVGESQDNAFVHQYRTRPDPYD
- a CDS encoding ParA family protein, encoding MSQCKVISVCNQKGGVGKTTTTINLGAGLARMDKSVLLIDADAQASMTVALGYKNPDELPVSLANIMQDVMDDNEILPDTALLHHKEGFDLLPSNIDLSGIEIRIVNVMRRESVLKSYVDMQRPNYDYILIDCAPSLGMLTVNALTAADSLIVPAQPHFLSAKGLDLLMGSVGKVKRHINLELRVEGILLTMVDRRTNLANEVIDELRNHYGSHVNVFETEIPHSIRAAESSAAGVSIFEYDKSGKVAAAYENLTKEVTELERQNRSRTSPCR
- a CDS encoding LL-diaminopimelate aminotransferase — its product is MINNNFSLIPESYLFSEISKRVAAFSARDPSRNVIRLGIGDVTLPLPLTVVSAMKKACDEMADAKTFRGYGPEQGYGFLREAITRYYTNFSVELNPNEIFISDGAKSDLGNMLDIFAPGSITLIPNPVYPTYFDTNTMSGNRILFADGNESNGFLPSPPSSVTEKPDLIYICSPNNPTGSAYTRETLSKWIDFAISYGSVIIFDAAYESFITEPGIPHSIFELPRARECAIEVCSLSKTAGFTGTRCGYTVIPDSLVRNNIKLSKLWLRRQTTKFNGVPYIIQRGAEAVFTPEGLSESRRNIEYYHENARIIISALSDFESSSHSGIKLFGGVNAPYIFMKCPNGLKSWEFFDLLLEKSALVGTPGAGFGSNGEGYFRLTAFGSRENVIEAAERIRNLSL
- a CDS encoding ADP-ribosylglycohydrolase family protein, yielding MATHQVTLAVAEGIVANPDNPIEEVGARFLKWYRSRPKDIGATCSASITRAATLATGNISSKPLSVIDKPSEGNWYQASAYTARRNGNRSGGNGALMRTVYPGLFYKERLEAVETATAIAQMTHYDKNSNEACETYTDMIYLITVERQFSLLGIEQLLEGTQYSADQMYRYEPNPTGYVVDSMKCALACFRSTTSFEDTIVKAANLGGDADTIAAITGGLAGAFYGYSAIPKRWTAALAPDIRMRLDGIADAAFVNRTAK
- a CDS encoding class I SAM-dependent methyltransferase, producing the protein MKQDNSTKSWNNLGKEWIELAQAGESRMAFIMPYMLNLMRDVSNKTILDLGCGEGGYSRELCKKNAMVTSVDCSEIAIKYSVAEAQRQGLSIQHFIRNSKIRHRKLFCQQTGSDLPGFVI
- a CDS encoding DUF4111 domain-containing protein, which codes for MIGIYVHGSLALGCFNWNKSDIDFIVVVKIKPTLEQKKQYIKGLLIIDKNCPPKGLEMSVVLERYTRDFIYPTPFELHFSNLHKQKCSDNLEEYCLRMNGTDNDLAAHFTIIKNACITIYGNSEKVIFGEVPHLDYLDSIKCDIENAEDEIKENPIYVVLNLCRVLAYTKDNLILSKKDGGYWGIAHVPEQYAPIISKTVNCYLNEDIFKTDIEDSLLQDFAKYMCGQIFAR